cgggtgctcggcaagactggtgagtggtcgactcaactaagccggtgatcctgtgggctaacactATAGACAAAATGAAACATCATAAATCAATATAACATTAGTACCAAAAAATGAATGTTCCTAAATGCTATGTGTATCAACGTTACTATGTTGGAATTTATGGTGTAGTATCTTGTTGCCCTAGTTTTTGTAGTACAGGGAAAAAAATTGTGGGTTCAGAATTCGTGACCTTTGGCTATAGTTATATGTGTTGGCTAAGTCGAATGTGTGGCTTATGTTTCACTGCCTCCACATTTTGTTCCCCTCCTCTTTCTCCATATTGATTATTAATTTATTATACTGTTATTTGAAACTCCATTACAAGATCTGTTGGAAGCTTTGTCAAGTTGAAGCTCTGGATGGGAATGATAAAATTGTTGTTGAAAATATTGACAAGAAATGGAAGAAAGAAGATGTGAGTACAATTGCACCCCCAGCTACCATTTTCTTTATTCTGTATTTCTGTGAATAACCTGCTTGGATATTTGGCTCCATTGTTGTCTGTTTGCTGATATCACCTAATTCTCTTCAAAGCAGATCATGAAGCTACTACACAAAACTGGAGTTGAGAACATTGATACAGTAACACTCATGGCTGACTGTGACAACCCAGGCTATAACTGTGGGTATGCATTTCTTGAACTTGAGACTGAAAGAGATGCATGGATGGCATACATAAAGCTTTCAAGGAAAGGTGTCTAAATATAACAGTTGCATGGGCTAAACCAATGAGTGATCCAGATGAAGAAATGCAGCAGGTCTCATTCTCTCCCTTTCTCACACACTGTTTTTGCCACTAATCGTTATTCATCCCTGAAAATCATTTGAGGCAATGGAAAGGCAATTTTGTTTCCGCGCTGCTGCGAGCGTTTACTGCCCGATCTTGGGCGTAATTGGCGTTTTGAAGGGCCTTGTTCGTTTGTCTTaaaatccgtacttttcagcttattttttcagccggaacagagtttttctctcacaataaatccgCCGAAACAATGTTtctgcttgttttttcagcgatgCGAACGTGTCCTACTTGAAACAAACAATAACTTATGTGATCTGTTGGCATTGTGAACAGATGACCCTACAAAATGAGTGAACCAAACAGCACATAATAGTTCATATACACCTTCAACTTATTATACAAGCACATATTAGCAGGTGCATGCAAACAGCCTCATGCTAAAATCAATTGGCTAAAAATTTTTAGTGCTAATGAATCCAAACAGTCCTTAGAAATAAAGCAGGGAAAATCTATTATTCTACAAAGAAATGCTATCATGATAAAAAAATAGTTGTAATTCAAACACAAAATAACTCAATTTGTCTAGAAACTAAAAAAATAGCACAGTTGTATAAATCATTTTCAACGCATCAAGGTCCCGCTGGCCAAAAAAGTCTAGCAACATGAATTTGGTGTCAAGGTCGGGCCCGCAGTCTTGACTTTGGTAGTCCACCGGTTGTCTTGTCTGAAAAATCTCCGCGGCCCAACCACAGCCACCCCATCTCTCTggctggttctttccgagcggcgTCATGGAGGGCGCGGCAGCGGCACAGGCTTTTCTGAGCAACGCCGGGCGCCTGCTGAGCAAGGAGTACCAGCACCTCCGCGGCGTCGGCGGCCAGGTAGCCGAGCTACGGGACGAGCTGGACGCCATGAACGCGCTCCTCGTCATGCAGTCCGAGGCGGACGACGGCGCCGTGGACCGCTTCCTGCAGGTGTGCATGAAGCAGCTGCGCGAGGTCGCCTACGACGCCGAGGACTGCATCGACCTCTACACCCTGCGCATCGAGTCCCGCCTCACCGACGGCGTGCGCGCCTGGCTGGGACGCCTGCTCGGGACGCTCCGGTCTCGCCGCCGCCTCGCATGCGAGATCGGCGCCCTCCGCGCCCGCGCCGTCGCCATCAGCGAGCGCCAGGCGCGGTTCGGCATCAACCGGGACGCGCTGCGCCGGTTCGCTCCTCTGCTACCTGCGGTCCCCGTATCGGCGGCTTCATCGTCCAACACCGACGACCGCCGCCGGCTGGTCGGCATCGAGGATCAGGCTAACGCCCTGGCTGCACGGCTGAACGCGCCGGTTGGCGAAGAGGCCGCCGCGCGCATGGCCGTCTTCTCCATCGTGGGGTTCGGAGGCCTCGGCAAGACGACGCTGGCCATGGAGGTGTGCCGGCGGCTGGAAGCGGAGTTCCCGTGGCAGGCGATGGTGTCCGTGTCCCAGGCGTTCGAGCCGAGCAGAGACCTCAAGGCGTTGCTCAGCGACCTTCTTCGGCAGGTCGTGAAGCCCAAAACGGCTGACGACAGGGGAATCAAGGAAGAGGCTGCACTGGGTGCAATTGACGGCCTGGATGACAACGGGCTTGCCAAAAGACTCGAGGAGGTTCTCACCAACAAGAGGTACCAAAATATTGGGCCTACATGATAGCCTCATCCTTCTTACCTGCAGgcatgtgggccccacatgttagtgtcaTACTGTCGTGTAATCAACGTGCCACACATGCAGATTAACTCAAATTGTGGTAATTTGGATCTCATGTGACATGGTCAATAAGTTTAAAGACCAAGATATGTGTTTCAAAAGTAGGAACCTACCAAAAAATCACCTCGAGCCAAGTTAATTGCATGACGAACTATGTATTTTACTCTATGGTCATGATAGCACAATATGTATCTCTTTGCAATTTCTACTCATCACTTACACGTGTAATTTAGAAAATGAGAGCTAAATTAATATTTTAAGTGAAACATATGAAACGGTACATGGTATATCAACATTCATGGTAATTAATTTTGTTATAATGGTATATATGTAGGTTTGAATTAGGTATTTGTGTTCTTTTgtctagcttttttttttttgcataaatGCATAGTTAGGTAATTTAAAAGCAGACACCAGAGTATCTAGGAGGTCCACTTTTTTTAATAATCAAATGTTGATTATGTATAAGCATGTGTGTGGAAACTTTGAGTTTGCTTTTGTATACAGCAGTAGAAAATTTAGAAATATGTTAGATCTAATAGTTATTGTAGTAAATGACGATGTGAGTTCAATGTTACTATATTCTAAATAATACTTATACTAATTTATAAGGATGGTTTTTTTTCTAACACGTCTCATGGGTTAAACGTGGCCCTCAAAATTTAATTAAAGGAGCCTCCAATTAATATACACATATTGTAAAAATCACTTCTCATGGTAGTCCTAATGATACCATATTTAGACTATTTACTATTACTAGTGAGTCTTCTTCTAAAACCTCAACATTGATTCTATTTAGGAACGCCAGAAAAAATATAAAGACTCAAAATTCACACAAAAATGATAAATATTTGGCCATGGATCTGATAGACTCTAATAATTGTCATAATTCAATCTATTCTATTTTTCTAACTACCGCATGTATCATTATGAAAGTACTCTGAAGTTGCACCTTAAATTTTGAATCTAAACTACCCACCTCTATTATTGTGAAAATAACATAAGGTAAGCCCCTAATTATCCATGCATCTGTGCCACTATGAAAGTATAGCCTCTTAAATCTGCATTTAAATTATCAGCCCTTCCACTATTGAAAATAAGCTAAAGTAACATATAGCTACgtcattatgaaaaataacatAAAGTAATTGTCTAAACTTACATCTACCAGCACCTGTCATTTAAAAAataacagtatatatatatatataagttattttgtagccacctccatttactataattttatatactaatttaccataatataaatacatatttacgatagttgggttactataacacatggggatatttaccataacgttatattaaaccacttagtaaggagttactataatctcgtaaaataacatagtaattatcgtaactcaaagtggctacagaataagttattctgtagccagctacaggatagtagatctatatatatatatatatatatatatatatatatatatatatatatatatatatatatatatatatatatatatatatatatattattggcCTCAGCCTCAAACTTTGAATATAGAAACAAACTAACTGTAGTACAATAATGACATGAGTCACCATTCACGGTTTCAGCCCAATGCACCATACGTTCGGTGGAGCTCTGGCTGCCTCGGGTCCGACTTGCACTGTGGTAAGGAGTTGCTTCATCAGCTTCGGCTCCTCCACACTGTAGCAATGAGCCAAAGCTGTTTTGAGCTATGCCAAAACATGgccttatatatatatttgtatagGAAACAATGGTCACATATCAATTTATAGGTCACAGAGTGTAGTTCAAAATAAGGCTTAAGACAAGCATACGTCAAGTACACAATACACATAGAAGTGCCTGGCAATGTGGAAAAGAATGAATGGGTATTAAAAAGTATAGAGTAATTGGTAGCTAAAAGCTATCTTAACTAGGAAAAGATAAGAAAATATTTGTATGAGTACCATGTTAGAACATGAACAATCAGAGAGGGCAAAGGTGAGCAGTTTGAATAGATGCGGGCCTAAATTTATCAATGAATTTCTAACACTTATCACTCTTGTAATATGTGTAGGAGCATGACTTGATAGATTGGTATATCAAACAATGATAATGCATGCATATTGAGTAATAGTAGTagcattttcatacattttgcacATGCGAGATAATTAATTACGTTTTGGATATATGACTTAACTAACTATATAATTACGTTTTGGATATATGACTTAACTAACTATATACTATGCATGCCTAAACCAGGTACCTTATAGTGATTGATGATGTTTGGACTGTACGAGCATGGGAGGTAATCGAATCCAAGTTGCTAGAGAACAACAAGGGCGGTAGAATCATTGTGACCACTCGGATAGATACAGTGGCCAATGCATGCAGCCCTGATAGTATTAATAGCCACTGCAAGTACATTCACAAGATGGAACCCCTCAAGCTTGAAGATTCGAAGAAGTTGTTTGTTAGCAGAGTGTTTGGATCCATGGATGCTTCTTACCCCAAAGAATTTGAAGATGTAATGGGCGACATCTTGAAAAAATGTGGTGGGCTGCCATTGGCCATTGTCAGCATCGCTAGTGTTTTGGTTGGGTACAAATCACCTGGAAGCAAAGACAAGTGGGACAGAGTCTGCAAATCACTTGGTTCACAGATGGAGAGCCACCCTACCCTTGAGGGGATGAAGCATATAGTCACGGTTAGCTACAATCACCTCCCGTATGAGCTCAAGGGTTGCATGATGTACTTTAGCATTTTTCCAGAGGACTACGTAATTAGAAAGGACCGGCTACTGAACAGATGGATGGCAGAAGGATTAGTTCATGAGAAGCGGGGACTGACCCTGTGGGAGGTTGCAGAATCCTACCTGGATAAACTCTTGAGCAAGAACATGATTGAAGAGGCAGGCCATTTGGAGGGTCTTGCATGGAAGCAGCAGACATACCGAATGCATGACATGCTTCATGAGGTCATGGTGTCCAAGTCCCTGGAAGCTAACTTTCTCAGCCTGCACGGAGGGCAGCACAAGGAGATGTCATGTGGCAAGATCCGTCGCCTCTCCATCCATGCTGATGTAGACGGTGCAAAGAGAAATGATGTGGACTATGGAGGCGAGAATGATTATTTGGATATGCAGCATGTTCGATCACTGAGCATGTTCCACCTCTGTGGGCAGCACAAGCTCCTGAAAAATCTTGGTAGCTTCGTCCTCTTGAGGGTGCTTGACCTAGAAGATTGCGAGGGAGTAACGAACAAGCACGTGAGGTACGCC
Above is a genomic segment from Miscanthus floridulus cultivar M001 chromosome 3, ASM1932011v1, whole genome shotgun sequence containing:
- the LOC136541236 gene encoding disease resistance protein Pik-2-like is translated as MEGAAAAQAFLSNAGRLLSKEYQHLRGVGGQVAELRDELDAMNALLVMQSEADDGAVDRFLQVCMKQLREVAYDAEDCIDLYTLRIESRLTDGVRAWLGRLLGTLRSRRRLACEIGALRARAVAISERQARFGINRDALRRFAPLLPAVPVSAASSSNTDDRRRLVGIEDQANALAARLNAPVGEEAAARMAVFSIVGFGGLGKTTLAMEVCRRLEAEFPWQAMVSVSQAFEPSRDLKALLSDLLRQVVKPKTADDRGIKEEAALGAIDGLDDNGLAKRLEEVLTNKRYLIVIDDVWTVRAWEVIESKLLENNKGGRIIVTTRIDTVANACSPDSINSHCKYIHKMEPLKLEDSKKLFVSRVFGSMDASYPKEFEDVMGDILKKCGGLPLAIVSIASVLVGYKSPGSKDKWDRVCKSLGSQMESHPTLEGMKHIVTVSYNHLPYELKGCMMYFSIFPEDYVIRKDRLLNRWMAEGLVHEKRGLTLWEVAESYLDKLLSKNMIEEAGHLEGLAWKQQTYRMHDMLHEVMVSKSLEANFLSLHGGQHKEMSCGKIRRLSIHADVDGAKRNDVDYGGENDYLDMQHVRSLSMFHLCGQHKLLKNLGSFVLLRVLDLEDCEGVTNKHVRYACNLYLLRFLSLRGTNITKVPWQIENLEHLQTLDLDYTLLTELPETITKLEKLEHIRFSNRDDFWGTMWTIPRGISKMKALRVLRRVTLGNDDSDAAQEVGELEQLQVFVVSLDDRKAIVDEDVLRNLALSLSKMCSLRWLWIGHRRSDNNNSKQKQVLNFLHHLPAPPRLLQTLWITGDVDGLPGWIGSLTHLVTFTILDTTLAGDQLFGILCKLPNLKSLYVTWTRHGDGERDDELVARSSHRFPMLRGVILGGCLPNVIRFEGGSMSTLETLELRFDYRSTHVTERSIVGMEQLTNLKKVTLDGNKDNPALIHAVELLKADGSGGGRLSTRSKNNEFQVAVKYR